Part of the Lolium rigidum isolate FL_2022 chromosome 6, APGP_CSIRO_Lrig_0.1, whole genome shotgun sequence genome, GAGTCGCACAAGCTGGAGAATTTTGGATGGATATTGACACCACCTGAACCAGATTTTTTGTCACTGTCTTCCCAAATCCACCAgacaaaaaaagaagaaaaaaaactcgctcatcacaattttttttatattgATAGACAATACTTCATGCTTGATCTGTTACGGCACCTGGTTGTTCATTATTAAAAGCATTTGAAACTTTACTAATTTCAGATCTTCTTGGCTTATATCTTGTGAAATGTCTCTTCGTTATTTAATTATGAATTGATATGATTATTTCTACTTCTTTCCTATTGCAGCCTTGCCGATACAGTCCTTGTTCCCCTTCTTGTATTTTATGGTGAGTAATACTCCTACTTCTGTTCAAAGAAAGAAGACAAGACTTATAAGTTGTACCATCAATTCTAATGTTTGACATGTCTATAATACAAGCTTTTTTTCTTCGAATGGGTCAtcctagcctctgcatcaatcgatgcatacggcTTTTTATTGCAGAAATAGTACGAAATTATTACATCATTCTGATTATTACAATTCACAGATCACACAACGTTTCAACATGAGTAAGCCATCTATAATACAATCTTGGTACACGATTATGAAATGTAGTTGAAGCAAAACTCACCCCTCCCATATCACTGTTGTTCCCTTTTTATTGCTTCATGTTTTCTATTGTGGATCGTGTAAGCTCTCATGTGCTTCTTCTATTTATAAAAAAAAGGCATGCATTCCTGCGTGTTCCTAATATTTTTTTGTTGCTTCTATAAGCTAAAAAATGGTATCAACATTAGGAACATTCATGGTGGCGTATTAGACCACTACAAACAGACCATGATAGTTGCCAAGCGTCCTTCCGGCCATACTGGGCTGTGGCCCCAGGCTTTCCACGAGAACATAAGCCCATTTCATGGCCTGTGTTAGCGTTGTGGCCCACTAAGTATAGCAACTAAGTAATTGGCAACTTGCGACTCACACTCTGCCATTGTACCATAATAATTGAATATTAAACGAGCGCATATTATACCAAAAAGGTCAGAGTATGATCTCGACAATAAATGGTGCATTTGTTTGAGAAAGCACGAGTTATTCATCTTTTCCATAAATAATTTGTGCACTCAACTTTGGCATTTTGCCACTCTTGTACAGCCTTGTCGGACACATATTATTTAATGCAATGCAGCATCCATAAATATCTTTATTGGATGTTATTTTGCAGATAAGGGACCTGCACATTGCTAAACAAGTGGAAGATATTGGATTTTATGCTGGTTTTATTGGTGAGTTTCCTCAATATATTGTTTAGAAGGTCGACCTTCTGGAGGACTTGAACATAGCTGTGCAAGTATATTGTGTTGTGATGGATATACCATAACTTTATCTACCATGATAAACTTATTTTGCCTAATTTCCTATTGTTGAAGGCGCATCATATATGATTGGTAGAGCACTCACCTCTACAGTATGGGGAATCGTGGCCGATAAGCATGGGAGGAAACCTGTTTTTGTAATTACCCTTATTGCAGTGTAAGGATATTCTTTCAATAAAGCGTAGATTCTACTCACTACATCCAACAATATATAACGTTTTGACAAGCTAAAACAGCTTGCCAAAACGTGTTATATTGTGGGACGGAAGGAGTAGCTTGTACTTTCCATTAGGAGCTTTCCTTTTCTCCAATTTCGCACATGCACCCAAAATTTAAGCATGTTCACTCATCTATTTCAGAATTATATTGAATACACTATTTGGACTCAGCTCCAGTTATTGGATGGCATTGACCACAAGATGTTTGCTTGGGCTGTCGTCGGGTATGCTGGGACCAATTAAGGTACCTAAACATTGATGAGTGTACTTACCTTTTGGTACTAGAATGTGCATCATGCTCTTCTAGCTTTGTACTGATTGCTCGTGTACTCATATTCATACTCATGAGTTTATCAACAATAACTCTTCTGCTTTCCACTGGACTTAATTGATGGCATTCTTCTGTGAGAGCACGACATTTCACAATGTGGTTGCTGTATAATGAACATGACTCTTTAGATTAGCCTGTTTTGGATGAAGCTTGTTATGTTTTAATGAATGAGGTCTTTGTTACTTCCCAATGAAGTTAGTAAATTAATTTCAGCCAAGCAGTCTGTATTCACCATGGTTTTTAAGGCGTCGCCTAAGCGTCCGAGCGCCTGGAGATGGCAAGGCGCCGTCCTCGCCTCAGGCCCGTGTGGCCGTGCCTAAGGCGTCCATATTCGATCTTTTAGGCGTCCAGGTCGTCGCTTAGGCGGGAAAGCGGTAGCTCTGGCTGCTTTTGGACGCCATGGACAGGTCGACCCGTGGTGCTGTGGAACGAGCCCCTCTGAGGCTCTGACTTTGCTTGTGGTGTGTTCGCGGGGGAATGGCTCAGATCTGACGGTACAGTATGTAAACAGTCCGAGTCTACACTATTTACCAACAGTGCAGATCTGACGGTACAATGTGTGAACAGTCCGAGTCTACACTATTTACCAACAGTGCAGGTCCACAGTGTTGTAACTACAGTGCAGAGTCCACAGTTGACCTCTGGTTTCTTATCCAACAGGCCAAGTTAGCCTAACATAGGAAAAGCGAAGTCAGAGGTGCTCGTTCCGCCTGGTGCCTTCACGCTTTAAGCGCCTAGGCGTTGAGCCCCCCCACCCCTCCCACCATCACCTTAAACCGCCTTGATGCCTTAAAAACCATGGTATTCACATGCTACACCTGTGCACTGTGCTTCCTGAAATAGTATAAGGATTTGCTTTGTGTGACTTTGGTATTTAATACAATATCCAAATAAAtgttttactccctccgtccaataATATAAGGTGTTATTATAACCAGTATGGGAgtatattggttgtaataacatattatattatgggacggagggagtactactgaCCACATTAACACTTTTTTGCTTGAGCTCAGGCTTATGCTACAGAAGTATGCCGGAAAGAATATAGTCACCTAGCTTTATCGCTTGTAAGATTCCCAAGTTAGTATTTCAATTTTTTAATGTTACCTTATTGCATAATATATAATGCTCACCCTAGTGCTATTGCTGTATATCCTTCAGATTTCTTCCTCACGTGCTATAGGCCTCATTGTTGGACCAGCCATCGGTGGTTATCTTGCACAGGTGATAGTTCATTTAATATTTAATTAAAAAATATACATTACCATCGAAATTTGTTATGGCACATGCTGTTCTACATAAATAAAAAATATACACTGCCAGTAAAATTTCTTGATTTTCCTTCTTCTCTTGATCCCTTTATATAACTCATTTGGAGCATTTCCAGCAGAAGAAGAATAACTCATTACGGAATGACTATTAGACACTAACTCTTGAGTTGAAGTTGATCTCCAATTTTAATTCTCATTCTCATGAAGTTCTAACTAGTAGTCAGATTCCACCTGCCAAGTACAACTCTGCAATCCGAAGCctatatattcctttttattttgttattttaTATAAAGTTATGGTAAAATAAATAGTTACAGACCTTCTAAGCTAATTTTTCTTCTGCATTGTTGTTATATCAGCCAGCAGATAAATATCCAGGCATATTCTCTCAACAATCCATATTCGGGAGGtgagcattttctatgcatgtgcACACTTTTTATACCAGTTTCTTATGTGATGCTAATTCTGCTTACCATGTTTTGTTGTAGGTTTCCATACTTTCTCCCCTGCCTATGTATATCAGTCCTTGCCATCGTTGCTTTAATTTCTTGCATCTGGCTTCCGGTGAGTTTTTTTTTATCCTAGATGCATATTGTTAATGTTCCGTTGCTTTAATTTATATGCCGTTGTTGACCATCTCAGAGGTTTGTTAGGCCACCAAAATCATTTTGGGACTAACGCTTAGATATAAAACTAGCTAAGTAACAAATGTGCAATGACTAAAGCACTTCGAAAAGTTATGTGAGCTTCGCAATCATCGGAACGTTTACGACTGccgatttatttatttatttttatttttataaatGTTTGAAAACTTTGCATGTATGATTTGCAACTCAGGGAAGATAAAGTATTCTATGTATAATTAGACATCAACTCTGCAACATATAATGTTTAAAAAAAGATGCACTTTTCAATTTTATTACCTCTATTTCGAAATATAAGATATTTAGAAAGCTAAAGTTTTATATTTTGAAACAGGGTAGTATTTGTTAAtaacgtgcaaagcacgtgctacGTACTAGTATATATAAACTGTTGAGACTTTTGATAAAGATGATCTTTTTCGATACCACATACAACGACATTGCCTAATCTTTTAATAGGCACTTAGCTATTGCCGGAATAGTGTTAAGGCACTCAACCAATAGCTTAACTGGTAAGGCCTTATGTTTGTTTTATGCACCTTAGTATTTTTCGCACCAAGACCTTAATGGCATTGAACGTATAACCTCACGTTGCTCTTTTTGTGGGGAGATCTCATCTTTGCTTGACATCTCTGCATTGCTACAGGAAACTTTGCATAAACACAATCAACCTGCGGATTCAAATAATTCAATTGAAGTCGTAGAAGAATCTGAACCTAATGCTGAGGAAAGTGGTGGTGGATATTGGAGTTTATTCACAAACTGGCCATTGATGTCCTGTATCACTGTATATTGTATTTTCTCTCTTCAGGATGTAGCTTATGCAGAGGTAGCGTGAGTCTTTTGATTGCTGATATTCCATTTTGCTTAGCATATCATTTTTTTCTTGAGAAAGCATCTCATGTTTTTTTAGTGGCGTTTTTGTTATTGTCTTATTTTTTGGGTATCATTTCTTGCATTGCAGGTATTTTCTCTTTGGGCTGTCAGTGACAGGAAGTATGGTGGATTAAGCTTTACTTCTACAGATGTGGGCAATGTCCTTGCACTCTCAGGTATTTAAGATAAGGACAATaggaaatttatctaaatttcggATTTTGAACTTATAAGTCATGACATATGTATATTGTTTAAGGTTTTGAACATCATGAATTTATAAGGACTACTGCAATGTTTGGTTGAACTATGAAGAGAACGACCAACTATTCTCTAGTCTTTTTTTACCAACCATATAAGATAGGTACATTTATATTTATGCCACTGCATAATGGCATCTGAAATTTCAGGTATTTCAATGAGCATACCGTCATCTAACAATTAGAGCAGGTGAGCAATGGCATGTCTGCAATGGCATTTTTGGTAGCTGCCCTATAAAACATATATGATTGAATTCGTggataataatattttttattgATGGCACTAAAACTAATAATGCAGCTTTATCTAGCTTGATGTGACTCGTGATATATGCTTAAGTTAACCATGTTCTAGATGAAGCATGCGTCCATGTGAACTAACTAGAAGCTCAACAAATAGTGTCTCTTGTGTTATAACTTATTTGCAAAGTTCATTGTACTGACCATCGTTTTTGTCAGGCTTCTGCCtcctaatatatcaaattttgattTACCCATCGGTTGCAAATGCTGTAGAACCTGTCACATTAGTCCGTGCAACTGCAGTAAGATTATCTATTACTTCATCCATTTCGTTATACTGTAACAGTTCAACTTATCATAAATTCTGATATGTAGATCTTTTTTTCTGATATGTAGTTCTTGACACTGCCACTTCTTTCAAGCTATCCATTCATGACTGCATTATCAGGGTTCAATCTTCAGTTGGTAGTTAATTGTGCATCTTCTCTGAAGAATGCTTTCCAAGTGAGTGCAAAGATCTTACATTTTTGTGTATAATAAATATTCATGTTTGGGCATGCTTTACTAGCTCCTATTTTAGAGAACATTCCTAGCCTTCTCTATTTATCTTAGTGATGGCTAAAAGATACATACAAACAATGTTCACAGAGACACCTTTTTGATTAGTGGAAAACAGCAAAAAAGTCAGACAAGTTACCTATATTTTAACAAATATTTCAATTGTATATATGTTATCCTACCTATTGCTAAGACTGTAATGCTTACAGCCTTATATATTTCCGCTCAAAGACAGAGATttagtgcacatgggcaccagtgatcttactatttaaaaaattgaaaaatcatatttctaagttttagaaaaatacaaaaagaaatcgTGATATAGCTAGTAATATATCTCACATTCGTGCAAATTTTCAATTGGAAATATTGTGTACTTAGGGCTACACAAACATAACAAAACTGTAGATATGAGCATAGTGATTTCAAATCTCTGATAAAATACacactttgtcatttttgtgcaacTCAGAATACAAAACATTTGAAGTTGATATTTTGCACGTTGGTGGGATATATCATTAGCTATTTTTAGAATTTTGTTCCATAATTTTTTGAAACCTGTAAAtataaattttcgaattttctaatATGGCGAGAGCACTTGTGCTCGGGAGCCAAAATGACTTTCGCTCAAGGTAACCATTACTAGTTAGTGTTTCTCATGTTCTTCTAAAATATCTCAGGTATCTACCATCACCGTCTGCAATATTTTGATGAATGATGCCGTGGTAAGTTTGCAACATTTATAATACTTAGTaattatatcaaaaaaattcttCCATATGTGATTTTCTGACCTTCGGATACACATGAGAAAAACAGAGTCAAGACCTAAGAGCATCAGCGAATGGCCTTTCTGTAACGTTAATGTCCATTTTCAAAGCTATCGCTCCTGCTGTTGCAGGTATTATGTAAGTATCCATGATCAAGCACTTTACATCTGCCATATCCGTTTCCCAAATTAGTTTATTTTAATCATTTCATTGGCATCGAAAGGTTAATAGGTGCTAGTGTATTTGCTGTGATATTCAACAGTATTGAATCATTATATACACGTTGGAATGACACTCTGTTGCAAACCTTTGTTTTTGTATCACAT contains:
- the LOC124661448 gene encoding probable peptide/nitrate transporter At3g43790, translated to MGKDGLGGDDGAEVPLLLKKTHFHGNCPGCRLDRRKETRTGVPYTEFACMWLVTVCSTLPIQSLFPFLYFMIRDLHIAKQVEDIGFYAGFIGASYMIGRALTSTVWGIVADKHGRKPVFVITLIAVIILNTLFGLSSSYWMALTTRCLLGLSSGMLGPIKAYATEVCRKEYSHLALSLISSSRAIGLIVGPAIGGYLAQPADKYPGIFSQQSIFGRFPYFLPCLCISVLAIVALISCIWLPETLHKHNQPADSNNSIEVVEESEPNAEESGGGYWSLFTNWPLMSCITVYCIFSLQDVAYAEVFSLWAVSDRKYGGLSFTSTDVGNVLALSGFCLLIYQILIYPSVANAVEPVTLVRATAFLTLPLLSSYPFMTALSGFNLQLVVNCASSLKNAFQVSTITVCNILMNDAVSQDLRASANGLSVTLMSIFKAIAPAVAGIIFSWAQRRQTASFLPGDHLVFFMLNAATVVGLICTFGPHFAGNRKKH